A genomic stretch from Plasmodium reichenowi strain SY57 chromosome 4, whole genome shotgun sequence includes:
- a CDS encoding chromosome associated protein, putative (part of same gene as PRSY57_0411500A~gap found within coding sequence), whose product TIKNEKYLKELEEESKVLNKSIQENETLSEKYGSEINELNNKSEKCVEQKRQCQQKISEGTTNLNEIKCQIIEVNDKYDEIIKSSNKEILKIVDLIMAEKSIKRENILGFLIDNINVDKTYVKAVDTILENHYFTLIVEDMQTAKNIVEFIEKKREEKTSKEFNFKEFYFGKLTIVPLLNIKKFNEFNYPNDKNIVPLIKCVNYNSKIYEFLKNILFKTIIVKSLESCENYLEENYNCVNIDGDYLSKHGFMYGGYNKKKYGIYTVYNKLKELKEEEKKEKSHIEELNNNIEKIDDELRNIYDTKSSTVAKKNGCASTINSINNNIYSNEENIRLTSEKINYIQEKKQNLEQHKDQLKMQILQLRNDNVNPDESEKVGPTDINSLNDEVKKLKEELNKIRNEYDDFKNKLELLYQKRNENDSSIYMEEYEDVDIDEYNNDLADKKDHSDKIEKEKIHYEQKIREINKEMENVKSSIDKILINEKKHKKKILDLCHQMNQINEELRILEGKEENIRKKKVLLPQGIQELEEYRTYDKQQLSAKLKSVTMELKKYSNVNEKAGDRLNILMNDFNELKKRHEEINSSHKNIKDMIQHIGKKKDEALEATYVKINKYFSEYFSLLFKNRKASLVLKKMNEKEYKEKLQEMSEKRIKRRIIDEE is encoded by the exons actattaaaaatgaaaagtATTTGAAAGAATTAGAAGAGGAATCAAAAGTGTTAAATAAAAGCATACAAGAAAACGAAACGTTATCAGAAAAATATGGAAGTgaaataaatgaattaaacaat AAATCTGAAAAGTGTGTTGAACAAAAAAGACAATGTCAACAAAAAATATCAGAAGGGACAAcaaatttaaatgaaataaaatgCCAAATTATTGAAGTTAATG ataAGTACgatgaaataataaaaagttCTAATAAGGAAATTCTGAAAATTGTGGATCTTATAATGGCAGAGAAAAGCATAAAAAGAGAAAACATTTTAGGCTTTTTAATAgacaatataaat GTTGATAAAACGTATGTTAAAGCTGTTGATACAATTTTGGAAAATCACTATTTTACTTTAATTGTCGAAGATATGCAAACAGCAAAAAACATAGTTGAATTTATAGAAAAGAAGAGGGAAGAAAAAACAAGCAAagaatttaattttaaagaatTTTACTTTGGTAAATTAACCATAGTAcctttattaaatataaaaaaatttaatgaatttaattatcccaatgataaaaatattgttcctttaataaaatgtgtaaattataatagcaaaatatatgaattcttaaaaaatattttattcaaaACGATCATTGTTAAATCGTTGGAATCTTGTGAGAATTACTTGgaagaaaattataactGTGTGAATATTGATGGGGATTAT TTAAGCAAACATGGTTTTATGTACGGTGggtataataaaaaaaaatatggtatatatacagtttataataaattaaagGAATTAAAGGAAGAAGAGAAAAAAGAGAAGAGTCATATagaagaattaaataacaatattgaaaaaatagatgacgaattaagaaatatttatgacACAAAATCAAGTACTGtagcaaaaaaaaatggatgTGCAAGCACAATTAAttcaataaataataatatttactcaaatgaagaaaatatcAGATTGACAAgtgaaaaaattaattatatacaagagaaaaaacaaaatcTTGAACAACATAAAGATCAATTGAAAATGCAAATATTACAACTACGAAATGATAATGTTAATCCTGATGAATCAGAGAAAGTCGGACCAACTGATattaattctttaaatgatgaagtgaaaaaattaaaagaagagttaaataaaattagaaatgaatatgatgattttaaaaacaaattggaattattatatcaaaaaagaaatgag AATGATTCgagtatatatatggagGAATATGAAGACGTAGACATTGATGAATATAACAACGATTTGGCTGATAAAAAAGACCACAGTGACAag attgagaaagaaaaaatacattatGAGCAAAAAATAAGGGAAATtaat AAAGAAATGGAAAATGTAAAATCTAGCATAGATAAAATCCTAATAAACGAGAAGAAGCAtaagaagaaaattttGGATTTATGTCATCAAATGAATCAAATAAATGAGGAACTTCGCATTTTAGA GGGAAAAGAAGAgaatataagaaaaaagaaagttTTGTTACCTCAAGGAATACAAGAATTAGAAGAATATAGAACTTATGATAAGCAGCAATTATCTGCAAAGTTGAAATCTGTAACAATG GAATTGAAAAAATACTCAAACGTGAATGAAAAGGCAGGAGATAGATTGAATATTCTTATGA ATGATTttaatgaattaaaaaaacgtcatgaagaaataaatagttcccacaaaaatattaaggATATGATACAA cATATCggaaagaaaaaagatGAAGCTTTAGAAGCTACCTATGTAAAAatcaataaatatttttctgAGTATTTTTCCTTgctttttaaaaatagGAAAGCTAGTTTG gttttaaaaaaaatgaacgAAAAGGAATATAAAGAGAAATTACAAGAAATGAGTGAAAAAAGGATTAAGAGAAGAATTATTGATGAAGAAg
- a CDS encoding phosphopantothenoylcysteine synthetase, putative, translated as MKEAYFAEDPKFFNKKLRPKNLDEILKFLKEKFILNDDDKIILITSGGTKVPLEKIEIRNIDNFSTGKRGTLICEYFLKINKKVIFLHRKGSYIPFEYHLKDLAKMENLKVEENNIRFNLKKENERNILIDNLQNYKRYYNNLFLISYDTIFEYGFYLTEISNLLNQHMINKYQDIFLLKNIYHKLKKEQNINNLFLYEIFYSTNNILNDMLLFFMSIQNKTCSEIMKHQNKSNELYYKLLLFLNLRFDVYSNNQFFINIQPFFKYIFAILTNIIQMKEKYNIHQEVIQNIVHYIQMLITNFNSDLLHNKINDDKTINNNINNINNNDNINHCAGNKINNPHNQLSNSDTYILHNNNSLCNHYHLNNFSFNINKYINEEKGKNKKTNQHISEQFLFPTHIVIMCAAASDFYIPYDEMHENKIDSNYSPLSIQLCLTPKFYKIINSHFPLLKYCIFKLEDEEKILIDKSNQRIKYTDLLIANLLTQRYDYVYIFKKQFEYVLLKKSNTEQIENDICYEICKHFSIL; from the coding sequence atgaagGAAGCATATTTTGCAGAGGATCccaaattttttaataaaaaattaagacCCAAAAACTTGGAtgaaattttaaaatttttaaaagaaaagttcatattaaatgatgatgataaaataatattgattACATCAGGTGGTACTAAAGTACCACTAGAAAAAATCGAGATAAGAAATATTGATAATTTTTCTACTGGTAAAAGAGGAACATTAATATgtgaatattttttgaaaataaataagaaagtaatatttttacatagAAAAGGTTCATATATACCTTTTGAATATCATTTAAAAGATTTAGCAAAAATGGAAAATTTAAAAgttgaagaaaataatattagatttaatttaaaaaaagaaaatgaaagaaatatattaatagataatttacaaaattataaaagGTATTATAATAACCTTTTTCTAATTTCATATGATACTATATTTGAATATGGTTTTTATTTAACAGAAATTagtaatttattaaatcaaCATATGATAAACAAATATCaagatatttttttattaaaaaatatatatcataaattaaaaaaagaacaaaatataaataatttattcttatatgaaattttttattcaacaaataatatattaaatgatatgctccttttttttatgtcaatacaaaataaaacatgTTCTGAAATTATGAAACATCAAAATAAATCTAACgaattatattataaattattgtTATTCTTAAACTTGCGTTTTGATGTATATTCAAATAAccaattttttataaacatacaacctttttttaaatatatttttgcCATATTAACTAATATCATACAAATGAAagagaaatataatatacacCAGGAAGTTATACAGAATATAGttcattatatacaaatgCTTATAACAAATTTTAACTCGGACCTACTTcataacaaaataaatgaCGATAAAACAatcaataataatattaacaatatcaataataatgacaatATTAATCATTGTGCTggtaataaaataaacaacCCACATAATCAATTATCAAATTCAGACACATATATCTTACATAATAACAATTCTTTATGTaatcattatcatttaaataatttttcatttaatataaataaatatattaatgaagaaaaagggaaaaacaaaaaaacaaatCAACATATATCAGaacaatttttatttcctaCACATATAGTTATCATGTGTGCAGCAGCTAGCGATTTTTATATACCATATGATGAAATGcatgaaaataaaattgatAGTAATTATTCACCCCTTTCTATTCAATTGTGCTTAACTCctaaattttataaaatcatAAATTCACATTTCCctcttttaaaatattgtatattCAAATTAGAAGATGAGGAAAAAATACTAATTGATAAATCAAATCAACGTATTAAATATACAGATTTATTAATAGCTAATCTATTAACTCAAAGATATGATTATgtctatatttttaaaaaacaatttGAATATGTCCTTTTGAAAAAATCAAATACTGAACAAATCGAAAATGATATATGTTATGAGATATGTAAACACTTTTCAATTTTGTGa
- a CDS encoding chromosome associated protein, putative (part of same gene as PRSY57_0411500B~gap found within coding sequence), giving the protein MYIKQIRLKGFRTYKNETTIDFTRGINCIVGFNGSGKSNILLAIEFILSDVCEYKQIYLHEGIGNAVRNCYVEIIFDNSEKYFSMFKESEIKIKKVLENMKCEIFVNDKNISKNQYVELLESCGLCINNLYNIIKQGQIIKLSNMKDEEILNYLKSILGAKIFEEKKKDALSMLKECDSKKVTIEKEFNDMNSKLESLQEEFENFLEYKKLEKEKVHLDYFLNEINYKNIYEETQMLKSKLQELKNKTQDEDNHLNLSNNNKSEYNEKLNKMKLEIASCQNHLNKTISEDIQNKRNIV; this is encoded by the exons atgtaCATAAAACAAATTAGATTAAAAGGTTTTCGAACGTACAAAAATGAAACAACAATTGATTTTACTAGAGGGATCAACTGTATAG TTGGATTTAACGGTTCAGGGAAAAGCAATATTTTATTAGCTAttgaatttatattaagTGATGTGTGCGAGTACAAgcaaatatatttacatgAAGGTATTGGGAATGCAGTTCGCAATTGTTATGTGGAAATAATTTTTGATAATTCTGAGAAATATTTTAGTATGTTTAAAGAGAGTGAAATtaagataaaaaaagtgttagaaaatatgaaatgTGAAATATTTGTTAATGATAAGAATATTAGTAAAAATCAATATGTGGAATTATTGGAAAGTTGTGGCTTgtgtattaataatttatataatataattaaacaaggacaaataataaaattaagtAATATGAAAGatgaagaaatattaaactatttaaaaagtatattAGGTGCTAAAATTTTtgaagaaaagaaaaaagacGCTTTGTCTATGTTAAAAGAATGTGATTCTAAAAAAGTTACTATTGAAAAAGAATTTAATGATATGAATAGTAAATTAGAAAGTTTACAAGAAGAATTTGAGAACTTTttagaatataaaaaattagaaaaagaaaaagttCATTTAGATTATTTTCttaatgaaataaattataaaaatatttatgaagAAACACAAATGTTAAAATCCAAATTAcaagaattaaaaaataaaacacaAGATGAAGACAACCATTTAAATttaagtaataataataaatcagaatataatgaaaaattaaataagaTGAAATTAGAAATTGCTTCATGTCAAAATCATCTAAATAAAACTATATCAGAagatatacaaaataaaagaaatattgTACA